In Flavobacterium sp. 83, the genomic window GGCGGAAGGCGGCTGGAACATTGAAGAATCAGTACAGCTTTCGAAAATACTAAAAGAAAAAGGAGTTGATTTAATTGATGTTTCTTCAGGTGGATTAGTCTCATACCAACAAATTCCGTTAGGACCGAGTTACCAAGTTCCTTTTGCAGAAAAAATAAAAGAAGAAACTGCAATTAGGACAGCCGCTGTGGGTTTAATTACTGCATCCGCTCAAGCAGAAGAAATAATTGCATCCGGAAAAGCTGATTTGGTTTTGTTCGCCAGAGAATCACTTAGAAATCCCAATTTAGGATTGACATTCGCCGAGGAACTTCAAGCCGATATTCAATGGCCGAAACAATACGAAAGAGCAAAAATTAAATAATCACACATTTTATCTTTGAGAACACGAAGTTTTTTATGTCAAATCGAGCGCAGTCGAGATTCTTTTTAATATTTAAATCGAACAAAAAGGCTCGAATGGGTAACAAGAACCAATTCTTGAATGAACTTATATTCCCTATATGGTACACTTTGAAATATATAGGGAATATAAGTTCCTGTAAATTTTTAAATTAAAAGTTATAAATTCGTGTTCGACTAAAAAAAACAGCACATGCAAAAAATAAGAACTGCTTTACTTTCCTACGGAATGTCAGGAAAAGTGTTCCATGCACCGTTTATATCCTTTCATGAAGGATTTGAACTGATTGGTTCTTGGGAAAGAAGCAAAAAACTGATACGAGAAGATTATCCTTCGGTTAAAAGTTATGCCACAATGGAGGCTTTACTCGAAGACGATGTCGATTTGGTAATTGTTAATACGCCGGTGGATACGCATTATGAATATGCCAAAAAAGTATTGCTTGCAGGAAAACACGCCATTGTCGAAAAAGCATTTACCACCACCGTTGCCCAAGCGCAGGAATTAGCTGCTTTGGCAAAAGAAAGAGGAGTGAAACTGGCCGTTTTCCAAAACAGAAGATGGGACAGCGATTTCAAAACGGTACAGAAAATTATTTCAGAGAAAAAATTGGGGGATATTGTGGAAGCCGAATTCCATTTTGACCGCTACAATCCGCTTTTGAGTCCAAAAGCACATAAAGAAACTGCCAATTCCGGTGCCGGAATTCTAAAGGATTTAGGACCGCATTTAATAGATCAGGCGTTGTGTTTATTTGGTTTGCCTGAATCTGTTTTTGCGGATATCAGAATCACTAGAGAACATTCTTTAGTTGACGATTATATAGACCTCTTGTTGTATTATCCTGATTTTCGTGTTCGATTAAAAGCGGGATTTTTTGTCAGGGAAGCAATCCCGGCATTTGTGGTTCATGGTAAAAAGGGTTCTTTCTT contains:
- a CDS encoding Gfo/Idh/MocA family oxidoreductase, whose protein sequence is MQKIRTALLSYGMSGKVFHAPFISFHEGFELIGSWERSKKLIREDYPSVKSYATMEALLEDDVDLVIVNTPVDTHYEYAKKVLLAGKHAIVEKAFTTTVAQAQELAALAKERGVKLAVFQNRRWDSDFKTVQKIISEKKLGDIVEAEFHFDRYNPLLSPKAHKETANSGAGILKDLGPHLIDQALCLFGLPESVFADIRITREHSLVDDYIDLLLYYPDFRVRLKAGFFVREAIPAFVVHGKKGSFLKPRGDVQEDDLKLGKKPNRDTWGEEDKSKEGLLHTEFHTDILKENVPTLQGNYYDFFDGVYNSISNDALEPVTAQDGVHVIQIIEAAIQSSAEKRVIDL